The Bdellovibrionales bacterium genome segment AAATCAGTAGACTTCCCTCTCAATCTTCTGACATGGAAACCACACGAGCGAACAACATGAAAGCTAAAGAACTTCTCGGTTGGGAGCCAAGCGTAAACCTTGAGGTGGGCCTGAAAGAGTGTGTGAGCTGGTACATTGATAATAGAGATTTTGTATTGAAACTCGCGCATTGTAAGGGCAATTAAATTTTTATGGGAGATCCAAATGAAAGTGTCAATAATAGGTTCTGGATATGTTGGTTTGGTAACGGGGACATGCCTTGCCGACGTTGGGAATGATGTCATTTGCTTCGACTTGAATGCGGACAAAATCAATCTCTTAAAAGATGGTATCGTCCCAATATATGAACCAACACTAGAGGGAATGATTAAAAAGAATATCCATTCAGGGCGCTTAAGATTTACCTCGGATGTTAAAGAAAGTGTAAATCACGGCCATCTTCAGATAATTGCAGTTGGCACCCCACCAGATGAAGATGGTATGGCTGACCTATCCCACGTTATCACCGCGGCAGAAAATATCGCTATGCATATGGGGGAAAACAAAATTATCGTGAACAAATCAACTGTCCCGGTGGGTACTGCTAAGCAAGTCAAACAAGTTGTCACCAGCGTGCTCGCAAAGAGAAGCTTGAATCTCGACTTCGATGTAGTTTCAAATCCAGAATTTTTGAAAGAGGGATCGGCAATTCAAGATTTTCTTAAGCCAGACCGAGTGATCGTGGGATCTAACTCAGAGATTAGCAGACAGGTCATGAAAGATCTCTATGCTCCATTTCAAAAAAACCATGCTCGTATGCTATTCATGGATCCAGAATCTGCAGAACTTTCGAAATATGCAGCGAATGCCATGTTAGCATCGAGAATATCGTTTATGAATGAATTAGCACGCTTAGCAGAGGCTTTGGGTGCCGATATTGAGCAGGTAAGAATCGGTATCGGCTCCGATCCTAGGATTGGTTTCGATTTTCTCTACCCAGGTGTTGGCTACGGTGGGTCCTGTTTCCCAAAGGATGTCCAAGCTTTGATCAGTCTTGGGCAAGGGATGAAGTGCCGGCTTGGAGTCTTAGAAGCTGTGTCATTGGCGAATTCCGAACAGAGAAAATATTTTACATCAAAGATTGCGAATTACTTTAATAATGATTTCAAAGGCAAAAAAATAGCCGTTTGGGGGCTGGCTTTTAAGCCCAACACAGATGATCTGAGGGAGGCGCCAAGCATAAATATCTTGTCCTATTTGGCTGCAAAGGGAGCCTCGGTCAATCTATACGATCCAGTTGCAGCTGAGAATGCCAAAAAAGTATTCCCGCCTTCAAACACAACCGTTTACTTTGACTCATGTGAGGCAGCTCTTTGTGATGCTGAGGCACTTGTCGTATTTACAGAGTGGCAAGAATTCAAAGCAATTGACTGGGACAGGGTTGCTGGAGCAACAAAATTAAGTGCTATTTTTGACGGCAGGAATATCTATTCAAAAGAGCAGTTTAGTAAAACAGGAATTAAATATTTTGGCATAGGCAGGTAGCGAATTATGTGTGGATTTTTTGGTGTCATTAACTACAGCGGGAAAAAGGACCTGAAGGACCTTGAGATATTTCAAAATGTTGTAGATGGCGACCTGACTCAGGTTACTCGACCTATAGAGTGTTGGGCCAACCGCCATCCAACAAAACAAGAAAATGAAATTGATTTTGATCAAAAAATAGGATGAATTGCAAATGGCCTCTCCTCGTCAAACTTCAACTATGTGTGGGACAAGGTCGATATTCAGGAGAGAGTCACATGGTCGTCACGCGGCTTTTAGGGGGATTCGGGAATCAGCTATTTCAGTTTGCGACTGGATATGCACTTGCGAAACAAATCAATGAAAATCTGGTGATAGATGCGTCCGCTTTTTCGGATTATAAAACTTGGCCTTTTGCACTTGATAACTTTAATCTGCGCGTCAAGGTTTTAAGAAAACGGC includes the following:
- a CDS encoding UDP-glucose/GDP-mannose dehydrogenase family protein, producing the protein MKVSIIGSGYVGLVTGTCLADVGNDVICFDLNADKINLLKDGIVPIYEPTLEGMIKKNIHSGRLRFTSDVKESVNHGHLQIIAVGTPPDEDGMADLSHVITAAENIAMHMGENKIIVNKSTVPVGTAKQVKQVVTSVLAKRSLNLDFDVVSNPEFLKEGSAIQDFLKPDRVIVGSNSEISRQVMKDLYAPFQKNHARMLFMDPESAELSKYAANAMLASRISFMNELARLAEALGADIEQVRIGIGSDPRIGFDFLYPGVGYGGSCFPKDVQALISLGQGMKCRLGVLEAVSLANSEQRKYFTSKIANYFNNDFKGKKIAVWGLAFKPNTDDLREAPSINILSYLAAKGASVNLYDPVAAENAKKVFPPSNTTVYFDSCEAALCDAEALVVFTEWQEFKAIDWDRVAGATKLSAIFDGRNIYSKEQFSKTGIKYFGIGR